A region from the Panicum hallii strain FIL2 chromosome 1, PHallii_v3.1, whole genome shotgun sequence genome encodes:
- the LOC112889757 gene encoding receptor-like protein kinase 5 — protein sequence MAHSYLLLLFLLVFLTSTSSSRSMAQLATDQETLLTIKKDWGSPPALSSWNPQNASSHCSWAGVSCDKNGQVTKLSFPNLNITNPIPASICTIKSLSYLDLSYNNLTNQFPTAFYGCSALQYLDLSNNHFSGALPADIDNLSPEMEHLNLSCNGFTGSVPLAIAAFSKLKSLVLDTNSFNGTYPSSAIAKLSMLETLTLANNPFAPGPIPDEFRKLTNLKILWLSGMNLTGGIPDGLSSLTELTTLALYDNKLDGGIPSWVWKLQKLEFLYLYENRFTGGIGPEVTAFSLQQLDLSANWLTGPMPEAIGEMKNLKMLYLYYNNLTGPIPASIGLLPNLVDIRLFNNRLSGPLPPELGKHSLLGNLEVSDNLLNGTVPDTLCLNKKLYDIVLFNNEFSGELPAALGACDTLDNIMLQNNHLAGAFPEEVWSAFPKLTTVEIQNNSFTGTLPSVISSNITRIEMGNNLFSGEVPSSAPGLKSFMAENNRFSGELPANMSGFANLTDLNLAGNQISGSIPPSIRSLGRLSYLNLSSNLISGGIPAEIGLLPVLTMLDLSNNELTGKIPEELNNLGLSSLNLSSNQLTGELPESLQSPAFDEAFLGNPGLCATVNLNMNIPACYRGHNQMSTGLIILFSVVAGVILIGAVVCFIIRRKTRGCDLTTWKVTPFRKVDFTESDILSKLREENVIGSGGSGKVYRVHLGGRVGAVVAVKKLWSRGKAEEKLDKEFDSEVRILGDIRHNNIVSLLCYISSEDTKLLVYEYMENGSLDRWLHPRDPAGAGATAPLDWPTRLGIAIDAARGLSYMHHESAQPIMHRDVKSSNILLDPGFRAKIADFGLARILVKSGEPESVSAVGGTFGYMAPECGRGVKVNQKVDVYSFGVVLLELATGRVANDDGAECCLVEWAWRRYKAGGPLHDVVDGDIRDRAVHAKDAVAVFLLGVMCTGDDATSRPSMKQVLQQLLQYDRTSSVAGACRDGGDDDIARAQLPKGRKGEQGAKRPLDSGGKFWDGDEESGGFVAHPV from the exons ATGGCTCACTCgtatctcctcctcctcttcctgctaGTGTTCctcacctccacctccagctcgcGGTCCATGGCGCAGCTGGCCACCGATCAAGAAACGCTCCTAACAATCAAGAAAGACTGGGGCAGCCCACCTGCACTCAGCTCATGGAATCCCCAGAACGCTTCTTCCCACTGCAGCTGGGCAGGGGTCAGCTGCGACAAGAATGGCCAAGTGACCAAGCTATCCTTCCCTAATCTCAACATAACCAATCCGATCCCAGCTTCCATTTGCACCATCAAGAGCCTGTCGTACCTAGACCTTTCCTACAACAATCTCACCAACCAGTTCCCGACGGCGTTCTATGGCTGCTCGGCTCTGCAGTACCTCGACCTGTCCAACAATCACTTCTCCGGTGCCCTCCCGGCTGACATCGATAATTTGTCGCCGGAGATGGAGCACCTCAACCTGTCATGCAATGGCTTCACCGGCAGCGTGCCGCTGGCGATTGCCGCGTTCTCCAAGCTCAAGTCCCTCGTTCTTGACACTAATAGCTTCAATGGGACTTATCCGAGCTCGGCCATTgcaaagctcagcatgctcgaGACGCTAACTCTGGCAAATAACCCCTTCGCGCCAGGCCCTATCCCTGATGAGTTCAGAAAGCTTACCAATCTGAAGATCCTATGGCTGTCAGGGATGAACCTGACAGGCGGCATCCCCGACGGACTCTCGTCACTCACTGAGCTGACGACGTTGGCTCTGTACGACAACAAGCTCGACGGTGGAATCCCGTCATGGGTTTGGAAGCTTCAGAAGCTCGAGTTCCTGTACCTTTACGAGAACAGATTCACGGGTGGGATTGGGCCAGAGGTCACCGCCTTCAGCTTGCAACAGCTCGACCTGTCGGCGAACTGGCTCACCGGACCGATGCCGGAGGCCATCGGCGAGATGAAGAACTTGAAAATGCTCTACTTGTACTACAACAACCTCACCGGCCCGATTCCGGCGAGCATCGGGCTGCTCCCGAACCTCGTGGACATCCGGCTGTTTAACAACAGGCTCTCCGGCCCCCTCCCGCCGGAGCTCGGGAAGCACTCGCTGCTCGGCAACCTTGAAGTCAGCGACAACCTCCTCAACGGCACGGTCCCGGACACCCTCTGCCTCAACAAGAAGCTCTACGACATCGTGCTGTTCAACAATGAgttctccggcgagctcccggcGGCCCTGGGGGCGTGCGACACGCTGGACAACATCATGCTGCAGAACAACCACCTCGCCGGCGCGTTCCCGGAGGAGGTATGGTCGGCGTTCCCCAAGCTGACCACCGTCGAGATACAGAACAACAGCTTCACCGGCACTCTGCCCAGCGTGATATCCTCCAACATCACACGGATTGAGATGGGGAACAATCTGTTCTCCGGCGAAGTGCCGTCCTCGGCACCGGGGCTCAAGAGCTTCATGGCGGAGAACAACCGgttctccggcgagctgccggcCAACATGTCGGGGTTCGCCAACCTCACCGATCTGAACCTCGCGGGGAACCAGATTTCGGGTTCGATTCCACCTTCCATCCGATCATTGGGAAGGCTGAGTTACCTGAACCTCAGCAGCAATCTGATCTCCGGTGGGATCCCGGCGGAAATCGGTCTGCTGCCGGTGCTCACCATGCTTGATCTCTCCAACAACGAGCTCACTGGCAAAATACCAGAGGAGCTGAACAACCTCGGCCTCAGCAGCCTCAACCTCTCTTCCAACCAACTCACCGGCGAGCTCCCCGAGTCGCTGCAGAGCCCGGCATTCGATGAGGCGTTCCTCGGGAACCCTGGCCTCTGCGCCACGGTGAACCTGAACATGAACATTCCGGCGTGTTACCGTGGCCACAACCAGATGTCAACCGGCCTGATCATCCTGTTCTCGGTGGTCGCCGGCGTCATCCTCATTGGTGCCGTTGTGTGCTTCATCATCCGGCGGAAGACGCGCGGGTGCGACCTGACGACGTGGAAGGTGACGCCGTTCCGCAAGGTGGACTTCACCGAAAGCGACATACTCAGCAAGCTCCGCGAGGAGAACGTGATCGGCAGCGGCGGGTCCGGCAAGGTGTACCGCGTCCACCTCGGAGGCCGCGTCGGCGCGGTGGTGGCCGTGAAGAAGCTGTGGAGCAGGGGCAAGGCCGAGGAGAAGCTGGACAAGGAGTTCGACTCGGAGGTGAGGATCCTCGGCGACATCCGGCACAACAACATCGTGAGCCTCCTCTGCTACATCTCCAGCGAGGACACCAAGCTGCTGGTGTACGAGTACATGGAGAACGGCAGCCTCGACCGGTGGCTGCACCCGCGGGAcccggccggcgccggcgccacggCGCCGCTGGACTGGCCGACGCGGCTGGGCATCGCCATCGACGCGGCGAGGGGCCTGAGCTACATGCACCACGAGTCCGCGCAGCCCATCATGCACCGGGACGTCAAGTCCAGCAACATCCTGCTCGACCCGGGCTTCCGCGCAAAGATCGCCGACTTCGGGCTCGCCCGGATCCTGGTCAAGTCCGGCGAGCCGGAGTCCGTGTCCGCCGTCGGCGGCACCTTCGGCTACATGGCTCCAG AGTGTGGACGCGGCGTGAAGGTGAACCAGAAGGTGGACGTGTACAGCTTCGGCGTGGTGCTGCTGGAGCTGGCGACCGGGCGGGTGGCGAACGACGACGGCGCCGAGTGCTGCCTGGTGGAGTGGGCGTGGCGGCGGTACAAGGCCGGGGGCCCTCTGCACGACGTCGTGGACGGAGACATCCGGGACCGGGCCGTGCACGCCAAGGACGCGGTGGCCGTGTTCCTGCTCGGGGTGATGTGCACCGGGGACGACGCGACGTCCCGGCCGTCCATGAAGCAGGTGCTGCAGCAGCTCCTCCAGTACGACCGCACGTCCAGCGTTGCCGGCGCGTGCCgggacggcggcgacgacgacatCGCACGGGCACAACTCCCCAAGGGGAGGAAGGGCGAGCAAGGTGCCAAGAGGCCGCTGGACAGCGGCGGCAAGTTTTGGGATGGTGACGAGGAGAGCGGCGGCTTCGTGGCGCATCCCGTTTAA